A stretch of Plasmodium chabaudi chabaudi strain AS genome assembly, chromosome: 14 DNA encodes these proteins:
- a CDS encoding merozoite surface protein 9, putative has translation MKAGIVAFPLLMIALGSKSADAFKAKTLETKINYGILNNYEELVKIARCQYCLTALKPAEDEKCDTIMNECKNMLTDKEYGFLLKAITGDDKPSKSPYISGKHSNTLRKIIKVLEAQSKNIESLKTTVHNIKKKGVSKLKASGANNPELAKLNTSIQNIKKGFQFLSDNYNIINKHINIPNNDMNQIYSKILNSNAFGELSASPEKTDSTEESSEGINDIIKSSFQDIFEEGENIMNVVKTVLVQESDEIGNDLAGLIEKGKEIGEQFVGIEGLLSPKNGLFSAGLPSLDKLYSLTTNLSSYEELLIKLKDVVLSKLKDILLRLLYKSYIAYRKNKALELGEEEVPIVSEDEYLNELKKGVLQLTMKLLYSKVKRLLTKIKNKIFKKNKGIVPEPLPVEVPEYNFGDDDKVIVDGASASSNKSSPHMKLFRGTPSPEKAILSSIDKMINEIDLYEQVLSTDKSTDAEYDDTLAIAEGMDETESDEAELSNEHVQKIINENIAIDAINDLLKIDEPAVEDNASQNKPDNVTTDVEKDANNLINNLETSSNIMKKIVGYVIKEKLSDLAEELSDDKLEDKPEAPKPSDNITPENTPVPTQA, from the coding sequence atgaaggCTGGAATCGTGGCATTCCCTTTACTTATGATTGCTCTTGGAAGCAAGTCTGCTGATGCTTTTAAAGCAAAGACTTTggaaacaaaaattaattatggtattctaaataattatgaagaGTTAGTAAAAATAGCAAGATGCCAATATTGCTTAACAGCCCTCAAACCTGCTGAGGACGAAAAATGTGATACCATAATGAAtgaatgtaaaaatatgttaaccGACAAAGAATAtggatttttattaaaagcCATAACAGGTGATGATAAACCTAGTAAATCTCCATATATTAGTGGAAAGCATAGTAATAcattaagaaaaattattaaagttTTAGAAGCacaatcaaaaaatattgaatcATTAAAAACTACTgtacataatattaaaaaaaaaggtgtctcaaaattaaaagctAGTGGTGCCAATAATCCAGAATTAGCTAAATTAAACACAAGCatccaaaatataaaaaaaggttTCCAATTTTTAAGTGATAACTACaacataattaataaacaCATTAACATaccaaataatgatatgaaCCAAATTTATAGCAAAATATTAAACTCAAACGCTTTTGGTGAATTATCAGCATCACCAGAAAAAACAGATTCCACAGAAGAATCAAGTGAAGGTATCaatgatattataaaatcaaGTTTCCAAGACATTTTTGAAGAAggagaaaatataatgaatgtAGTTAAAACTGTTTTAGTACAAGAAAGTGATGAAATTGGAAACGATTTAGCAGGATTAAttgaaaaaggaaaagaaaTCGGAGAACAATTTGTAGGTATTGAAGGATTATTATCTCCAAAAAATGGATTATTTAGTGCTGGTTTACCATCATTAGATAAATTATACAGCTTAACAACTAACTTATCATCTTATGAAGAATTGTTAATTAAGCTTAAGGATGTAGTATTATCCaaattaaaagatattttattaagattgttatataaatcatatatagcatacagaaaaaataaagcacTCGAATTAGGAGAAGAAGAAGTACCAATAGTTAGCGAagatgaatatttaaatgagTTGAAAAAAGGTGTATTACAATTAACtatgaaattattatatagcaAAGTCAAAAGATTATTAactaaaattaaaaacaaaatctTCAAAAAGAATAAAGGAATTGTCCCTGAACCATTACCAGTTGAAGTTCCAGAATATAACTTTGGTGATGACGATAAGGTTATTGTTGATGGTGCATCTGCTTCATCCAATAAATCTTCACCACATATGAAATTATTCAGAGGTACTCCATCTCCAGAAAAAGCCATATTATCTAGCATCGATAAGATGATTAATGAAATCGATTTATACGAACAAGTATTATCTACTGATAAATCTACTGATGCTGAATATGACGACACATTAGCAATTGCCGAAGGTATGGATGAAACCGAATCTGATGAAGCTGAATTATCAAATGAACAtgtacaaaaaattatcaatgAAAACATTGCCATAGATGCTATCAACGATTTACTTAAAATCGATGAACCTGCAGTAGAGGATAATGCTTCACAAAATAAACCAGATAATGTAACCACTGATGTTGAAAAAGATGCTAATAATCTAATCAACAATTTAGAAACCTCTAGCAACATCATGAAAAAAATCGTTGGATatgttataaaagaaaaattatctGATTTAGCAGAAGAATTATCAGACGATAAACTCGAAGATAAACCTGAAGCCCCAAAACCTTCAGACAATATAACCCCAGAAAATACTCCAGTTCCAACTCAAGCATAA